One window of Parambassis ranga chromosome 3, fParRan2.1, whole genome shotgun sequence genomic DNA carries:
- the tle3b gene encoding transducin-like enhancer protein 3-B isoform X11 — MYPQGRHPAPHQPGQPGFKFTVAESCDRIKDEFQFLQAQYHSLKVEYDKLANEKTEMQRHYVMYYEMSYGLNIEMHKQTEIAKRLNAILAQIMPFLSQEHQQQVAQAVERAKQVTMTELNAIIGVRGLPNLPLTQQQLQAQHLSHAAHGPPVQLPPHPSGLQPPGIPPVTGAGSGLLALGALGSQAHLPVKDEKNHHDLEHRERESSTNNSVSPSDSLRAASEKHRSSSDYGLDSKKRKVDDKDSMSRYDSDGDKSDDLVVDVSNEDPATPRVSPAHSPPENGLDKSRVLKKDAAPNSPASVASSGSTPSSKAKDHAHNDKSSTPSLKSNTPTPRNEAPTPGTSTTPGLRPLTMGKPPGMEALAAPALRTPLSIAGSYATPFAMMGHHEMNGSLTSPGVYPGLISPQMSAAAAAAYGRSPIAGFDPHPHMRAPGLPASLTSISGGKPAYSFHVSADGQMQPVPFPPDALIGPGIPRHARQINTLSHGEVVCAVTISNPTRHVYTGGKGCVKIWDISQPGSKSPVSQLDCLNRDNYIRSCKLLPDGRTLIVGGEASTLTIWDLASQTPRIKAELTSSAPACYALAISPDAKVCFSCCSDGNIAVWDLHNQTLVRQFQGHTDGASCIDISHDGTKLWTGGLDNTVRSWDLREGRQLQQHDFTSQIFSLGYCPTGEWLAVGMESSNVEVLHHTKPDKYQLHLHESCVLSLKFAYCGKWFVSTGKDNLLNAWRTPYGASIFQSKESSSVLSCDISADDKYIVTGSGDKKATVYEVIY, encoded by the exons ATGTACCCACAAGGCCGGCATCCG gcACCTCACCAGCCAGGGCAGCCTGGCTTCAAGTTCACAGTGGCAGAGTCCTGTGATAGGATCAAAGATGAATTTCAGTTCCTGCAGGCCCAGTACCACAG TCTAAAAGTGGAGTACGATAAACTGGCCAATGAAAAGACGGAGATGCAGCGTCACTACGTCATG TACTATGAGATGTCCTATGGGCTCAACATTGAGATGCACAAACAG aCTGAGATTGCCAAACGCCTCAATGCAATCCTGGCTCAGATAATGCCATTCTTGTCACAAGAG CATCAACAGCAGGTGGCTCAGGCTGTTGAGCGGGCCAAGCAGGTGACAATGACCGAGCTGAATGCTATCATCGGGGTACGTGGACTTCCCAATCTGCCTCTCACT cagcagcagcttcaggctcagCACCTCTCTCACGCCGCCCACGGTCCCCCAGTCCAGCTGCCCCCTCACCCTTCAGGCCTGCAGCCACCCGGCATCCCCCCTGTGACAGGCGCTGGCTCTGGCTTGCTGGCTCTCGGCGCTCTTGGCAGCCAGGCCCACCTGCCTGTAAAGGACGAAAAGAACCACCACGACCTGGAGCACCGAG AACGCGAGTCGAGCACG AATAACTCAGTGTCGCCATCAGACAGCCTGCGGGCAGCCAGTGAAAAGCACCGCAGCTCTTCAGACTATGGCCTCGACTCCAAGAAACGCAAAGTGGACGACAAAGACAGTATGAGCAGATAT GACAGTGATGGAGACAAAAGTGATGACTTGGTGGTGGATGTTTCCAATGAG GACCCAGCCACCCCTCGAGTCAGCCCTGCTCACTCTCCTCCTGAAAACGGCCTGGATAAATCACGAGTCCTGAAGAAAGATGCTGCCCCCAACAGCCCTGCCTCCGTCGCCTCCTCAGGCAGCACGCCGTCCTCCAAAGCAAAGGACCACGCCCAT AATGACAAGTCATCCACACCGAGCCTGAAGTCCAACACACCTACGCCGAGGAATGAGGCACCAACACCAGGGACCAGCACCACTCCAGGACTACGGCCTCTCACTATGGGGAAACCACCAGGCATGGAAGCATTAG CTGCCCCAGCCCTGCGTACCCCTTTGTCCATTGCGGGTTCTTATGCCACCCCGTTTGCCATGATGGGGCACCACGAAATGAATGGATCCCTGACGAGCCCAGGCGTGTACCCAGGTCTCATTTCACCACAGAtgagtgctgcagctgctgccgcCTACGGACGCTCACCAATT GCGGGGTTTGACCCTCATCCTCACATGAGAGCTCCAGGCCTTCCAGCTAGCCTCACTTCCATTTCTGGAGGAAAACC AGCTTATTCTTTTCATGTAAGTGCGGATGGTCAGATGCAGCCCGTGCCCTTCCCTCCAGATGCACTGATTGGCCCGGGCATCCCGCGTCACGCTCGCCAGATCAACACACTGAGCCACGGGGAAGTGGTGTGTGCTGTCACCATCAGCAACCCAACACGTCACGTCTACACTGGCGGCAAGGGGTGTGTCAAGATCTGGGACATCAGCCAGCCAGGCAGCAAgagcccagtgtcccaacttgACTGCCTG AACAGAGACAATTACATCCGCTCCTGCAAGCTGTTGCCTGATGGCCGCACCCTAATCGTGGGAGGTGAGGCCAGCACGCTGACCATCTGGGACCTGGCCTCACAGACTCCCCGCATAAAGGCCGAGCTCACTTCCTCTGCTCCAGCCTGCTACGCACTGGCCATCAGCCCTGATGCCAAGgtctgcttctcctgctgctccgATGGAAACATCGCTGTGTGGGACCTCCACAACCAGACACTCGTCAG GCAGTTCCAGGGCCACACAGATGGAGCCAGCTGCATCGACATCTCCCACGATGGAACCAAGCTATGGACCGGGGGGCTGGACAACACTGTTCGCTCTTGGGATTTGAGGGAGGGTCGACAACTCCAGCAACATGACTTTACCTCACAA ATCTTCTCATTGGGTTATTGTCCCACTGGAGAATGGCTAGCTGTGGGTATGGAGAGCAGCAATGTGGAGGTGCTTCACCACACCAAGCCTGACAAGTACCAGCTGCACCTGCATGAAAGCTGTGTCCTCTCGCTGAAGTTTGCCTACTGTG GTAAATGGTTTGTGAGCACAGGAAAGGACAACTTGCTGAATGCATGGAGGACTCCTTATGGTGCCAGCATATTCCAG TCAAAGGAGTCGTCCTCAGTCCTGAGCTGCGACATCTCAGCAGATGACAAATACATTGTGACAGGATCTGGTGACAAGAAGGCCACCGTGTACGAAGTCATCTACTGA
- the tle3b gene encoding transducin-like enhancer protein 3-B isoform X6: MYPQGRHPAPHQPGQPGFKFTVAESCDRIKDEFQFLQAQYHSLKVEYDKLANEKTEMQRHYVMYYEMSYGLNIEMHKQTEIAKRLNAILAQIMPFLSQEHQQQVAQAVERAKQVTMTELNAIIGVRGLPNLPLTQQQLQAQHLSHAAHGPPVQLPPHPSGLQPPGIPPVTGAGSGLLALGALGSQAHLPVKDEKNHHDLEHRGPSSFHSPLAIPLKERESSTNNSVSPSDSLRAASEKHRSSSDYGLDSKKRKVDDKDSMSRYDSDGDKSDDLVVDVSNEDPATPRVSPAHSPPENGLDKSRVLKKDAAPNSPASVASSGSTPSSKAKDHAHNDKSSTPSLKSNTPTPRNEAPTPGTSTTPGLRPLTMGKPPGMEALAAPALRTPLSIAGSYATPFAMMGHHEMNGSLTSPGVYPGLISPQMSAAAAAAYGRSPIAGFDPHPHMRAPGLPASLTSISGGKPAYSFHVSADGQMQPVPFPPDALIGPGIPRHARQINTLSHGEVVCAVTISNPTRHVYTGGKGCVKIWDISQPGSKSPVSQLDCLNRDNYIRSCKLLPDGRTLIVGGEASTLTIWDLASQTPRIKAELTSSAPACYALAISPDAKVCFSCCSDGNIAVWDLHNQTLVRQFQGHTDGASCIDISHDGTKLWTGGLDNTVRSWDLREGRQLQQHDFTSQIFSLGYCPTGEWLAVGMESSNVEVLHHTKPDKYQLHLHESCVLSLKFAYCGKWFVSTGKDNLLNAWRTPYGASIFQSKESSSVLSCDISADDKYIVTGSGDKKATVYEVIY, encoded by the exons ATGTACCCACAAGGCCGGCATCCG gcACCTCACCAGCCAGGGCAGCCTGGCTTCAAGTTCACAGTGGCAGAGTCCTGTGATAGGATCAAAGATGAATTTCAGTTCCTGCAGGCCCAGTACCACAG TCTAAAAGTGGAGTACGATAAACTGGCCAATGAAAAGACGGAGATGCAGCGTCACTACGTCATG TACTATGAGATGTCCTATGGGCTCAACATTGAGATGCACAAACAG aCTGAGATTGCCAAACGCCTCAATGCAATCCTGGCTCAGATAATGCCATTCTTGTCACAAGAG CATCAACAGCAGGTGGCTCAGGCTGTTGAGCGGGCCAAGCAGGTGACAATGACCGAGCTGAATGCTATCATCGGGGTACGTGGACTTCCCAATCTGCCTCTCACT cagcagcagcttcaggctcagCACCTCTCTCACGCCGCCCACGGTCCCCCAGTCCAGCTGCCCCCTCACCCTTCAGGCCTGCAGCCACCCGGCATCCCCCCTGTGACAGGCGCTGGCTCTGGCTTGCTGGCTCTCGGCGCTCTTGGCAGCCAGGCCCACCTGCCTGTAAAGGACGAAAAGAACCACCACGACCTGGAGCACCGAG GCCCCTCATCTTTTCACTCGCCTCTGGCCATTCCTCTGAAAGAACGCGAGTCGAGCACG AATAACTCAGTGTCGCCATCAGACAGCCTGCGGGCAGCCAGTGAAAAGCACCGCAGCTCTTCAGACTATGGCCTCGACTCCAAGAAACGCAAAGTGGACGACAAAGACAGTATGAGCAGATAT GACAGTGATGGAGACAAAAGTGATGACTTGGTGGTGGATGTTTCCAATGAG GACCCAGCCACCCCTCGAGTCAGCCCTGCTCACTCTCCTCCTGAAAACGGCCTGGATAAATCACGAGTCCTGAAGAAAGATGCTGCCCCCAACAGCCCTGCCTCCGTCGCCTCCTCAGGCAGCACGCCGTCCTCCAAAGCAAAGGACCACGCCCAT AATGACAAGTCATCCACACCGAGCCTGAAGTCCAACACACCTACGCCGAGGAATGAGGCACCAACACCAGGGACCAGCACCACTCCAGGACTACGGCCTCTCACTATGGGGAAACCACCAGGCATGGAAGCATTAG CTGCCCCAGCCCTGCGTACCCCTTTGTCCATTGCGGGTTCTTATGCCACCCCGTTTGCCATGATGGGGCACCACGAAATGAATGGATCCCTGACGAGCCCAGGCGTGTACCCAGGTCTCATTTCACCACAGAtgagtgctgcagctgctgccgcCTACGGACGCTCACCAATT GCGGGGTTTGACCCTCATCCTCACATGAGAGCTCCAGGCCTTCCAGCTAGCCTCACTTCCATTTCTGGAGGAAAACC AGCTTATTCTTTTCATGTAAGTGCGGATGGTCAGATGCAGCCCGTGCCCTTCCCTCCAGATGCACTGATTGGCCCGGGCATCCCGCGTCACGCTCGCCAGATCAACACACTGAGCCACGGGGAAGTGGTGTGTGCTGTCACCATCAGCAACCCAACACGTCACGTCTACACTGGCGGCAAGGGGTGTGTCAAGATCTGGGACATCAGCCAGCCAGGCAGCAAgagcccagtgtcccaacttgACTGCCTG AACAGAGACAATTACATCCGCTCCTGCAAGCTGTTGCCTGATGGCCGCACCCTAATCGTGGGAGGTGAGGCCAGCACGCTGACCATCTGGGACCTGGCCTCACAGACTCCCCGCATAAAGGCCGAGCTCACTTCCTCTGCTCCAGCCTGCTACGCACTGGCCATCAGCCCTGATGCCAAGgtctgcttctcctgctgctccgATGGAAACATCGCTGTGTGGGACCTCCACAACCAGACACTCGTCAG GCAGTTCCAGGGCCACACAGATGGAGCCAGCTGCATCGACATCTCCCACGATGGAACCAAGCTATGGACCGGGGGGCTGGACAACACTGTTCGCTCTTGGGATTTGAGGGAGGGTCGACAACTCCAGCAACATGACTTTACCTCACAA ATCTTCTCATTGGGTTATTGTCCCACTGGAGAATGGCTAGCTGTGGGTATGGAGAGCAGCAATGTGGAGGTGCTTCACCACACCAAGCCTGACAAGTACCAGCTGCACCTGCATGAAAGCTGTGTCCTCTCGCTGAAGTTTGCCTACTGTG GTAAATGGTTTGTGAGCACAGGAAAGGACAACTTGCTGAATGCATGGAGGACTCCTTATGGTGCCAGCATATTCCAG TCAAAGGAGTCGTCCTCAGTCCTGAGCTGCGACATCTCAGCAGATGACAAATACATTGTGACAGGATCTGGTGACAAGAAGGCCACCGTGTACGAAGTCATCTACTGA
- the tle3b gene encoding transducin-like enhancer protein 3-B isoform X3, producing the protein MYPQGRHPAPHQPGQPGFKFTVAESCDRIKDEFQFLQAQYHSLKVEYDKLANEKTEMQRHYVMYYEMSYGLNIEMHKQTEIAKRLNAILAQIMPFLSQEHQQQVAQAVERAKQVTMTELNAIIGLSSARPSPSGVTLPSLMQQQLQAQHLSHAAHGPPVQLPPHPSGLQPPGIPPVTGAGSGLLALGALGSQAHLPVKDEKNHHDLEHRGPSSFHSPLAIPLKERESSTNNSVSPSDSLRAASEKHRSSSDYGLDSKKRKVDDKDSMSRYDSDGDKSDDLVVDVSNEDPATPRVSPAHSPPENGLDKSRVLKKDAAPNSPASVASSGSTPSSKAKDHAHNDKSSTPSLKSNTPTPRNEAPTPGTSTTPGLRPLTMGKPPGMEALAAPALRTPLSIAGSYATPFAMMGHHEMNGSLTSPGVYPGLISPQMSAAAAAAYGRSPIAGFDPHPHMRAPGLPASLTSISGGKPAYSFHVSADGQMQPVPFPPDALIGPGIPRHARQINTLSHGEVVCAVTISNPTRHVYTGGKGCVKIWDISQPGSKSPVSQLDCLNRDNYIRSCKLLPDGRTLIVGGEASTLTIWDLASQTPRIKAELTSSAPACYALAISPDAKVCFSCCSDGNIAVWDLHNQTLVRQFQGHTDGASCIDISHDGTKLWTGGLDNTVRSWDLREGRQLQQHDFTSQIFSLGYCPTGEWLAVGMESSNVEVLHHTKPDKYQLHLHESCVLSLKFAYCGKWFVSTGKDNLLNAWRTPYGASIFQSKESSSVLSCDISADDKYIVTGSGDKKATVYEVIY; encoded by the exons ATGTACCCACAAGGCCGGCATCCG gcACCTCACCAGCCAGGGCAGCCTGGCTTCAAGTTCACAGTGGCAGAGTCCTGTGATAGGATCAAAGATGAATTTCAGTTCCTGCAGGCCCAGTACCACAG TCTAAAAGTGGAGTACGATAAACTGGCCAATGAAAAGACGGAGATGCAGCGTCACTACGTCATG TACTATGAGATGTCCTATGGGCTCAACATTGAGATGCACAAACAG aCTGAGATTGCCAAACGCCTCAATGCAATCCTGGCTCAGATAATGCCATTCTTGTCACAAGAG CATCAACAGCAGGTGGCTCAGGCTGTTGAGCGGGCCAAGCAGGTGACAATGACCGAGCTGAATGCTATCATCGGG CTCAGCTCAGCGAGACCGTCCCCATCAGGAGTGACCCTGCCTTCATTAATG cagcagcagcttcaggctcagCACCTCTCTCACGCCGCCCACGGTCCCCCAGTCCAGCTGCCCCCTCACCCTTCAGGCCTGCAGCCACCCGGCATCCCCCCTGTGACAGGCGCTGGCTCTGGCTTGCTGGCTCTCGGCGCTCTTGGCAGCCAGGCCCACCTGCCTGTAAAGGACGAAAAGAACCACCACGACCTGGAGCACCGAG GCCCCTCATCTTTTCACTCGCCTCTGGCCATTCCTCTGAAAGAACGCGAGTCGAGCACG AATAACTCAGTGTCGCCATCAGACAGCCTGCGGGCAGCCAGTGAAAAGCACCGCAGCTCTTCAGACTATGGCCTCGACTCCAAGAAACGCAAAGTGGACGACAAAGACAGTATGAGCAGATAT GACAGTGATGGAGACAAAAGTGATGACTTGGTGGTGGATGTTTCCAATGAG GACCCAGCCACCCCTCGAGTCAGCCCTGCTCACTCTCCTCCTGAAAACGGCCTGGATAAATCACGAGTCCTGAAGAAAGATGCTGCCCCCAACAGCCCTGCCTCCGTCGCCTCCTCAGGCAGCACGCCGTCCTCCAAAGCAAAGGACCACGCCCAT AATGACAAGTCATCCACACCGAGCCTGAAGTCCAACACACCTACGCCGAGGAATGAGGCACCAACACCAGGGACCAGCACCACTCCAGGACTACGGCCTCTCACTATGGGGAAACCACCAGGCATGGAAGCATTAG CTGCCCCAGCCCTGCGTACCCCTTTGTCCATTGCGGGTTCTTATGCCACCCCGTTTGCCATGATGGGGCACCACGAAATGAATGGATCCCTGACGAGCCCAGGCGTGTACCCAGGTCTCATTTCACCACAGAtgagtgctgcagctgctgccgcCTACGGACGCTCACCAATT GCGGGGTTTGACCCTCATCCTCACATGAGAGCTCCAGGCCTTCCAGCTAGCCTCACTTCCATTTCTGGAGGAAAACC AGCTTATTCTTTTCATGTAAGTGCGGATGGTCAGATGCAGCCCGTGCCCTTCCCTCCAGATGCACTGATTGGCCCGGGCATCCCGCGTCACGCTCGCCAGATCAACACACTGAGCCACGGGGAAGTGGTGTGTGCTGTCACCATCAGCAACCCAACACGTCACGTCTACACTGGCGGCAAGGGGTGTGTCAAGATCTGGGACATCAGCCAGCCAGGCAGCAAgagcccagtgtcccaacttgACTGCCTG AACAGAGACAATTACATCCGCTCCTGCAAGCTGTTGCCTGATGGCCGCACCCTAATCGTGGGAGGTGAGGCCAGCACGCTGACCATCTGGGACCTGGCCTCACAGACTCCCCGCATAAAGGCCGAGCTCACTTCCTCTGCTCCAGCCTGCTACGCACTGGCCATCAGCCCTGATGCCAAGgtctgcttctcctgctgctccgATGGAAACATCGCTGTGTGGGACCTCCACAACCAGACACTCGTCAG GCAGTTCCAGGGCCACACAGATGGAGCCAGCTGCATCGACATCTCCCACGATGGAACCAAGCTATGGACCGGGGGGCTGGACAACACTGTTCGCTCTTGGGATTTGAGGGAGGGTCGACAACTCCAGCAACATGACTTTACCTCACAA ATCTTCTCATTGGGTTATTGTCCCACTGGAGAATGGCTAGCTGTGGGTATGGAGAGCAGCAATGTGGAGGTGCTTCACCACACCAAGCCTGACAAGTACCAGCTGCACCTGCATGAAAGCTGTGTCCTCTCGCTGAAGTTTGCCTACTGTG GTAAATGGTTTGTGAGCACAGGAAAGGACAACTTGCTGAATGCATGGAGGACTCCTTATGGTGCCAGCATATTCCAG TCAAAGGAGTCGTCCTCAGTCCTGAGCTGCGACATCTCAGCAGATGACAAATACATTGTGACAGGATCTGGTGACAAGAAGGCCACCGTGTACGAAGTCATCTACTGA
- the tle3b gene encoding transducin-like enhancer protein 3-B isoform X5 has product MYPQGRHPAPHQPGQPGFKFTVAESCDRIKDEFQFLQAQYHSLKVEYDKLANEKTEMQRHYVMYYEMSYGLNIEMHKQTEIAKRLNAILAQIMPFLSQEHQQQVAQAVERAKQVTMTELNAIIGQQQPPHSMYPAFMQQQLQAQHLSHAAHGPPVQLPPHPSGLQPPGIPPVTGAGSGLLALGALGSQAHLPVKDEKNHHDLEHRGPSSFHSPLAIPLKERESSTNNSVSPSDSLRAASEKHRSSSDYGLDSKKRKVDDKDSMSRYDSDGDKSDDLVVDVSNEDPATPRVSPAHSPPENGLDKSRVLKKDAAPNSPASVASSGSTPSSKAKDHAHNDKSSTPSLKSNTPTPRNEAPTPGTSTTPGLRPLTMGKPPGMEALAAPALRTPLSIAGSYATPFAMMGHHEMNGSLTSPGVYPGLISPQMSAAAAAAYGRSPIAGFDPHPHMRAPGLPASLTSISGGKPAYSFHVSADGQMQPVPFPPDALIGPGIPRHARQINTLSHGEVVCAVTISNPTRHVYTGGKGCVKIWDISQPGSKSPVSQLDCLNRDNYIRSCKLLPDGRTLIVGGEASTLTIWDLASQTPRIKAELTSSAPACYALAISPDAKVCFSCCSDGNIAVWDLHNQTLVRQFQGHTDGASCIDISHDGTKLWTGGLDNTVRSWDLREGRQLQQHDFTSQIFSLGYCPTGEWLAVGMESSNVEVLHHTKPDKYQLHLHESCVLSLKFAYCGKWFVSTGKDNLLNAWRTPYGASIFQSKESSSVLSCDISADDKYIVTGSGDKKATVYEVIY; this is encoded by the exons ATGTACCCACAAGGCCGGCATCCG gcACCTCACCAGCCAGGGCAGCCTGGCTTCAAGTTCACAGTGGCAGAGTCCTGTGATAGGATCAAAGATGAATTTCAGTTCCTGCAGGCCCAGTACCACAG TCTAAAAGTGGAGTACGATAAACTGGCCAATGAAAAGACGGAGATGCAGCGTCACTACGTCATG TACTATGAGATGTCCTATGGGCTCAACATTGAGATGCACAAACAG aCTGAGATTGCCAAACGCCTCAATGCAATCCTGGCTCAGATAATGCCATTCTTGTCACAAGAG CATCAACAGCAGGTGGCTCAGGCTGTTGAGCGGGCCAAGCAGGTGACAATGACCGAGCTGAATGCTATCATCGGG cagcagcagccacctcaTAGTATGTACCCTGCCTTCATG cagcagcagcttcaggctcagCACCTCTCTCACGCCGCCCACGGTCCCCCAGTCCAGCTGCCCCCTCACCCTTCAGGCCTGCAGCCACCCGGCATCCCCCCTGTGACAGGCGCTGGCTCTGGCTTGCTGGCTCTCGGCGCTCTTGGCAGCCAGGCCCACCTGCCTGTAAAGGACGAAAAGAACCACCACGACCTGGAGCACCGAG GCCCCTCATCTTTTCACTCGCCTCTGGCCATTCCTCTGAAAGAACGCGAGTCGAGCACG AATAACTCAGTGTCGCCATCAGACAGCCTGCGGGCAGCCAGTGAAAAGCACCGCAGCTCTTCAGACTATGGCCTCGACTCCAAGAAACGCAAAGTGGACGACAAAGACAGTATGAGCAGATAT GACAGTGATGGAGACAAAAGTGATGACTTGGTGGTGGATGTTTCCAATGAG GACCCAGCCACCCCTCGAGTCAGCCCTGCTCACTCTCCTCCTGAAAACGGCCTGGATAAATCACGAGTCCTGAAGAAAGATGCTGCCCCCAACAGCCCTGCCTCCGTCGCCTCCTCAGGCAGCACGCCGTCCTCCAAAGCAAAGGACCACGCCCAT AATGACAAGTCATCCACACCGAGCCTGAAGTCCAACACACCTACGCCGAGGAATGAGGCACCAACACCAGGGACCAGCACCACTCCAGGACTACGGCCTCTCACTATGGGGAAACCACCAGGCATGGAAGCATTAG CTGCCCCAGCCCTGCGTACCCCTTTGTCCATTGCGGGTTCTTATGCCACCCCGTTTGCCATGATGGGGCACCACGAAATGAATGGATCCCTGACGAGCCCAGGCGTGTACCCAGGTCTCATTTCACCACAGAtgagtgctgcagctgctgccgcCTACGGACGCTCACCAATT GCGGGGTTTGACCCTCATCCTCACATGAGAGCTCCAGGCCTTCCAGCTAGCCTCACTTCCATTTCTGGAGGAAAACC AGCTTATTCTTTTCATGTAAGTGCGGATGGTCAGATGCAGCCCGTGCCCTTCCCTCCAGATGCACTGATTGGCCCGGGCATCCCGCGTCACGCTCGCCAGATCAACACACTGAGCCACGGGGAAGTGGTGTGTGCTGTCACCATCAGCAACCCAACACGTCACGTCTACACTGGCGGCAAGGGGTGTGTCAAGATCTGGGACATCAGCCAGCCAGGCAGCAAgagcccagtgtcccaacttgACTGCCTG AACAGAGACAATTACATCCGCTCCTGCAAGCTGTTGCCTGATGGCCGCACCCTAATCGTGGGAGGTGAGGCCAGCACGCTGACCATCTGGGACCTGGCCTCACAGACTCCCCGCATAAAGGCCGAGCTCACTTCCTCTGCTCCAGCCTGCTACGCACTGGCCATCAGCCCTGATGCCAAGgtctgcttctcctgctgctccgATGGAAACATCGCTGTGTGGGACCTCCACAACCAGACACTCGTCAG GCAGTTCCAGGGCCACACAGATGGAGCCAGCTGCATCGACATCTCCCACGATGGAACCAAGCTATGGACCGGGGGGCTGGACAACACTGTTCGCTCTTGGGATTTGAGGGAGGGTCGACAACTCCAGCAACATGACTTTACCTCACAA ATCTTCTCATTGGGTTATTGTCCCACTGGAGAATGGCTAGCTGTGGGTATGGAGAGCAGCAATGTGGAGGTGCTTCACCACACCAAGCCTGACAAGTACCAGCTGCACCTGCATGAAAGCTGTGTCCTCTCGCTGAAGTTTGCCTACTGTG GTAAATGGTTTGTGAGCACAGGAAAGGACAACTTGCTGAATGCATGGAGGACTCCTTATGGTGCCAGCATATTCCAG TCAAAGGAGTCGTCCTCAGTCCTGAGCTGCGACATCTCAGCAGATGACAAATACATTGTGACAGGATCTGGTGACAAGAAGGCCACCGTGTACGAAGTCATCTACTGA